The Bacteroidota bacterium genome contains a region encoding:
- a CDS encoding peroxiredoxin, translating into MRLVVFLMAIVIAAPAFAGDPLQVGGSAPDFTLSYVTKDTIIGNGFTLSAHLGKNNIILAFYPANWSGGCTKEMCTMRDNFVPLAELGANVYGISGDYVWSHREWAKQLDLQFALLSDHDHTVAKMYSSYNPETGYNKRTVYVIDRSGNIAYIDPDYRVATDDSFNKLKSALRTIQ; encoded by the coding sequence ATGAGGCTGGTTGTTTTTCTCATGGCTATAGTCATAGCTGCACCCGCATTTGCAGGAGATCCTCTGCAGGTCGGAGGCAGCGCTCCCGACTTTACGCTTTCGTACGTGACAAAAGATACAATCATCGGAAACGGATTTACGCTTTCGGCTCATCTGGGGAAAAACAATATCATCCTTGCCTTCTACCCCGCGAACTGGAGTGGCGGATGCACAAAGGAAATGTGTACAATGCGAGACAATTTTGTCCCGCTCGCCGAACTTGGAGCCAACGTGTACGGTATAAGCGGCGACTATGTCTGGTCGCACCGCGAATGGGCGAAGCAGCTTGATCTTCAGTTTGCACTTCTGAGCGACCACGATCATACAGTTGCAAAGATGTATTCCAGTTACAATCCCGAAACGGGGTATAACAAACGAACTGTGTATGTTATTGACAGATCAGGAAACATCGCCTACATCGACCCCGACTACAGAGTTGCAACAGACGATTCGTTCAATAAACTCAAGTCAGCGCTCAGAACGATACAATGA
- a CDS encoding PD40 domain-containing protein, producing MKILSPLFCLSLFFLACGSGERFQSSATIYSGEKHLTNIRQLTFGGENAEAYFSFDESMIIFQSTRDTFRCDQQFVMNLASGKTRLISTGKGRTTCGYFFPDDRTVLFSSTHHRLDVCPPPPDYSKGYVWQVSPEYDIFTADIDGSNLRQLTNTPRYDAEATVSPAGDRIVFTSLRNGDLDLYSMNLDGSDVRQLTHDLGYDGGAFFSWDGKRIVYRAWHYADTASANIYKETLARNLVRPSKMEIFVMDADGSNKRQLTSNGAANFAPFFHPDNKRIIFASNLADPKGRNFDLYIMNDDGTGLEQVTFNPTFDSFPMFTRDGKRLIFASNRNAQVEGETNLFIADWND from the coding sequence ATGAAAATACTCTCTCCCCTTTTTTGCCTGTCACTCTTCTTCCTGGCTTGCGGCTCCGGTGAACGGTTTCAATCCAGCGCAACGATCTATTCAGGGGAAAAGCACCTTACCAACATTCGTCAATTGACGTTTGGTGGCGAGAATGCCGAGGCGTATTTTTCCTTCGATGAGTCGATGATTATCTTTCAATCCACTCGCGATACCTTCCGTTGTGACCAGCAGTTTGTCATGAATCTCGCGTCGGGCAAAACCCGCCTGATCAGTACAGGAAAGGGACGAACAACCTGCGGATATTTCTTCCCGGACGATCGGACTGTTCTATTCTCATCAACCCATCATCGACTCGATGTATGCCCTCCGCCGCCCGACTACTCGAAAGGTTATGTGTGGCAGGTCTCACCCGAATATGACATTTTCACTGCTGATATCGATGGATCGAATTTGCGACAGCTTACAAATACGCCCCGCTACGATGCTGAAGCGACGGTCTCTCCGGCAGGTGACAGAATTGTGTTCACATCGCTCCGCAACGGAGATCTCGACCTGTACAGCATGAACCTCGACGGGTCTGACGTCCGGCAACTGACTCACGATTTAGGCTACGACGGGGGCGCGTTTTTTTCGTGGGATGGAAAAAGAATTGTGTACCGCGCGTGGCATTACGCAGACACTGCATCCGCAAACATCTACAAAGAAACCCTTGCCCGGAATCTCGTCCGTCCGTCGAAAATGGAAATTTTTGTTATGGATGCAGATGGGTCAAACAAGCGCCAGTTGACCAGCAACGGAGCCGCAAATTTTGCCCCGTTCTTCCATCCTGACAACAAACGTATCATTTTTGCATCTAACTTGGCAGACCCAAAAGGGCGCAATTTCGACTTGTATATTATGAATGACGACGGCACCGGCCTTGAGCAGGTGACATTCAACCCAACGTTTGACAGCTTCCCGATGTTCACAAGAGATGGAAAGCGACTCATCTTTGCATCGAACCGCAATGCACAAGTTGAAGGTGAAACGAATTTATTCATTGCAGATTGGAACGACTAA